The following are from one region of the Paenibacillus sabinae T27 genome:
- a CDS encoding NAD(P)-dependent oxidoreductase, with product MEQTSSLTAFTPDMFMRNFAESEPGLTRKGAAEESNRCLYCYDAPCIKACPTGINIPSFIKRIATDNLRGAAQTIMESNPVGASCSRVCPTEELCEGACVLNDASEPIQIGLLQRYATDWAMNHDVKLFEAGAPTGKKVAVIGGGPAGLSAARELAREGFSVVIYEAKEQAGGLDTHGIVSFRLPQSVSLWEVEQVEKLGVEIRTGVKVGTDVTADELKAEYDAIVLAAGMGYVPELGIPGEELAGVYDAIKLVESTKTGVFNPELIGQRVAVIGAGNTAIDAATCSVRLGASNVKMVYRRTREEMTAYDFEFEFAKQEGVEFSWLTLPKRIIGDESGKVTGLECVTMKLTGEAGSDGRLKPMPVEGSEFIMPVEAVVLAIGQKRHTSLIEHLGLEHEWGVVAIDEETHRTSDPKVYAAGDIVFGFGKGEAMVVSAAQQGKLAAHAIIKQFSPQQGSVVGSAV from the coding sequence ATGGAACAAACTTCTTCGTTGACTGCTTTTACACCTGACATGTTCATGCGGAATTTCGCCGAGTCCGAGCCGGGTCTTACCCGCAAAGGCGCTGCCGAAGAGTCCAACCGATGTCTCTACTGCTACGACGCCCCTTGTATCAAGGCTTGTCCGACGGGAATCAACATTCCTTCCTTTATTAAACGCATTGCTACGGACAACCTGAGAGGCGCCGCCCAGACAATTATGGAGTCCAACCCGGTAGGCGCAAGCTGCTCCCGTGTCTGCCCGACCGAGGAGCTGTGCGAAGGAGCCTGCGTGCTGAATGACGCTTCCGAGCCGATACAAATCGGCCTGCTTCAGCGTTATGCGACAGATTGGGCGATGAATCATGATGTGAAGCTGTTCGAGGCCGGTGCTCCGACTGGGAAAAAGGTTGCCGTGATCGGCGGCGGTCCGGCCGGCTTGTCAGCCGCCAGAGAGCTGGCCCGCGAAGGGTTCTCCGTCGTGATCTACGAAGCGAAAGAACAGGCCGGAGGCCTGGACACACACGGCATCGTTTCCTTCCGTCTTCCGCAATCCGTCTCCCTGTGGGAGGTGGAGCAGGTCGAGAAGCTCGGTGTGGAAATCCGCACAGGCGTCAAGGTGGGGACGGATGTAACGGCGGATGAGCTGAAAGCCGAATACGACGCCATCGTGCTCGCAGCCGGCATGGGGTATGTGCCCGAGCTGGGCATCCCGGGCGAGGAGCTGGCCGGCGTGTATGACGCCATCAAGCTGGTGGAATCGACCAAGACGGGCGTTTTCAATCCGGAGCTGATCGGTCAGCGGGTCGCCGTCATCGGCGCCGGCAACACGGCGATTGACGCCGCAACCTGCTCTGTGCGGCTCGGAGCGTCCAACGTGAAGATGGTCTACCGCCGCACCCGCGAGGAGATGACGGCCTACGACTTCGAGTTCGAATTCGCCAAGCAGGAAGGCGTCGAGTTCAGTTGGCTGACGCTGCCAAAGCGCATTATCGGCGACGAGTCAGGCAAGGTGACCGGCCTGGAATGTGTAACGATGAAGCTGACCGGTGAGGCCGGCAGCGACGGCAGGCTGAAGCCGATGCCGGTGGAAGGCTCCGAATTCATCATGCCGGTGGAGGCCGTCGTGCTGGCGATCGGGCAGAAGCGCCATACCAGCCTGATCGAGCATCTTGGTCTTGAGCATGAGTGGGGCGTCGTTGCCATCGACGAGGAGACCCACCGGACCTCCGATCCGAAGGTTTATGCGGCGGGCGATATCGTCTTCGGCTTCGGCAAAGGCGAAGCCATGGTCGTATCGGCTGCTCAGCAGGGCAAACTGGCCGCACACGCTATCATCAAGCAGTTCTCGCCGCAGCAAGGCAGCGTTGTCGGCTCTGCGGTGTAA
- a CDS encoding PucR family transcriptional regulator, producing the protein MDWELVFTIREALKRPLFADAAVVGGATGLDRAIRWVHVLESASVESLIHGQEMILTTGIGMSVDLPSSLEFLEYLIQKNAACLCIELGTYFNSVPEELIALANQHDFPLIVFNRTVRFVDITLDLHSLIINRHHRMLEELESISREFHRLTLTSQGTVKVLQLLSKSTRTQILYMQLQGKPQFFPALSPEEQGPLLRFFSAFYEEMEGVHQPDAAPIFREFGGKTVVLKPVGALDQTWAYLLMVCPHKPQEFDCLLLDSASLSIAQELLRTRYMEERKLFSENLWVDELINGRIDDENRLKSLIGPDFGIVNELPYRVCLIEIENPRNVKWNSSENEWESITFHLSLVLRSIFEKYLFRPLITLKNNRLTVIALDIQSKSPGRTRLQQALEALQNIRSDEKLKDLQLMIGVGKSHTQLKKAPSGYREAVQALSLYPCHQKAILFYEELGVFQLLLNLNDGKTLQNFIRTYLGPLIDHDQQKGSELLLTLRVYLDHDGSKQIAAKKLFIVRQSLYYRLDKITELLGEDFMSPENRISIQVALRAYQFLYPEKLTVPSSRSLPL; encoded by the coding sequence ATGGACTGGGAACTTGTATTTACTATTCGGGAAGCGCTGAAAAGACCGCTGTTTGCCGATGCGGCCGTCGTCGGAGGGGCCACCGGGCTGGACCGGGCAATCCGCTGGGTGCATGTGCTGGAAAGCGCCAGCGTCGAGAGCCTGATTCACGGCCAGGAAATGATACTTACAACGGGCATCGGGATGAGCGTCGATCTCCCTTCCTCCCTGGAATTTCTGGAATACCTGATCCAAAAGAACGCCGCCTGTCTATGCATCGAGCTGGGCACATACTTCAACTCCGTACCGGAGGAACTGATCGCGCTGGCGAACCAGCATGATTTCCCGCTCATCGTCTTCAACCGCACGGTCCGGTTCGTCGACATCACGCTCGACCTGCATTCGCTGATCATCAACCGCCACCACCGCATGCTGGAGGAACTGGAGAGCATCTCCCGTGAGTTCCACCGGCTGACACTGACCTCGCAGGGCACGGTTAAGGTGCTGCAGCTGCTGTCCAAGAGCACGCGGACGCAAATTCTCTACATGCAGCTCCAGGGCAAACCGCAATTCTTCCCCGCGCTGTCGCCGGAGGAGCAGGGGCCGCTGCTGCGCTTCTTCTCGGCCTTTTACGAGGAGATGGAGGGAGTGCACCAGCCGGACGCGGCCCCCATCTTCCGCGAATTCGGCGGCAAGACCGTCGTGCTGAAGCCGGTCGGCGCCCTCGACCAGACGTGGGCCTACCTCTTGATGGTCTGCCCGCACAAGCCGCAGGAGTTCGACTGCCTGCTGCTCGATTCCGCATCGCTGTCCATCGCGCAGGAGCTGCTGCGCACGCGCTATATGGAGGAGCGCAAGCTGTTCTCCGAGAATCTGTGGGTCGACGAACTGATCAACGGGCGCATCGACGACGAGAACCGGCTCAAGAGCCTGATCGGCCCGGACTTCGGCATCGTCAACGAGCTGCCCTACCGTGTGTGCCTGATCGAGATCGAAAACCCCCGAAACGTAAAATGGAACAGCTCGGAGAACGAATGGGAATCAATTACGTTTCACCTTTCGCTCGTCCTGCGTTCCATTTTCGAGAAATACTTGTTCCGGCCGCTGATTACGCTGAAAAATAACCGCCTGACCGTCATCGCATTGGACATTCAGTCCAAATCGCCCGGCCGGACCCGGCTGCAGCAGGCGCTCGAAGCCCTGCAGAACATCCGCTCCGACGAGAAGCTGAAGGATCTTCAGCTGATGATCGGCGTCGGCAAATCGCACACCCAGCTGAAGAAGGCCCCTTCCGGCTACCGCGAAGCGGTACAGGCGCTCTCGCTCTATCCCTGTCACCAGAAGGCGATCCTGTTCTACGAAGAGCTTGGCGTCTTCCAGCTGCTGCTGAACCTCAACGACGGCAAGACGCTGCAGAACTTTATCCGCACCTATCTCGGCCCGTTGATCGACCATGACCAGCAGAAGGGCAGCGAGCTGCTGCTAACGCTGCGCGTCTATCTGGATCACGACGGCTCCAAGCAGATCGCCGCAAAGAAGCTGTTCATCGTCAGACAATCCCTATATTACCGCCTGGATAAAATCACCGAGCTCCTCGGCGAAGACTTCATGTCGCCGGAGAACCGCATATCGATCCAGGTCGCTCTGCGGGCTTATCAGTTCCTATACCCGGAGAAGCTTACTGTGCCCAGCTCCCGTTCATTACCTCTGTGA